The Montipora capricornis isolate CH-2021 chromosome 6, ASM3666992v2, whole genome shotgun sequence genome has a window encoding:
- the LOC138051253 gene encoding chordin-like isoform X1 has translation MGNIKHRLRIDLLALLIFVPLCLASGDKRIVRPVGTEYKPVPSKPGGCTFGFRHYELGGSWHPEIIPFGVMFCVICTCNKVSNSEIAGKVSCRNTRDRCPTTSCARPKIEPGHCCASCPDEFVSVLMTPTLFSSRQNGIARAHFTLVHNSLHMSILYEGPRKLRAAAVLDAEGSLIEEINIQRKAINGSQICLVWNQMTPKQIQSLKQEKLSFLLKLKRKNTAGLVGDISMYKAYSEEAYEALLQSEDQTSGALVSFNLARNGRALKIQLLYNGSHNVGAGTKVTIQFIRNPTNNKEKKTVKVVSASDVKRENSNFKAWWLNPAEHSLKWMSRGHLNITVILNTADQLTQLTGRISIKRTCNSIVSQLSGRDAPRPTMTGASGYASFEIDNKGQVHYQIFLSGLINPVEEITLQATSNRRNVKRVARLPLTVDEHGRAKVSGVWERPSFLETCWLFNGNMYLNVRTEFNSNGDIHGKLKQFPYNGHHLSYHDPPVLLSGNEVVPRIQTGAAGQAWFLLDKNCALHYHLMLSGLDRGRRKLVTAELQGFADFGEVPQPYDEHVHLLREFDGEMLSGIARNLEPYFLRNLIDGLVYLQVSSEEVPQGELRSQVLVNGDVCNRRLPQPHHIAEAGTCYDGNTKHYNGTSWTSPDDKCTSCRCQDEEITCSEIKCQRLNCTEAPIVVPHLCCPVCPDLENNVVTYYEKKNRPAIDGCYVKRDRKVYRSGAVWHPYVQPFGYMRCHACTCLEDTKNISCRKVKCPDLNCRNPMKLRMTDCCMRCPDNEDGKSGNIKDKKSSKKGCSFSGSKFKDGQTWQPYFPLFGLSRCITCNCKDGITSCRRTVCPKGYCQNSIDSDMKSCCIPCPGS, from the exons ATGGGAAACATTAAGCATCGCTTAAGAATAGATCTCTTGGCCTTATTAATCTTCGTGCCCCTATGTTTGGCGTCCGGAGACAAACGAATCGTCAGGCCAGTAGGAACGGAATATAAGCCAGTTCCTTCTAAACCCGGAG GTTGTACCTTTGGTTTTCGCCATTATGAACTGGGTGGCAGCTGGCATCCTGAGATTATTCCTTTTGGAGTCATGTTCTGTGTAATCTGTACCTGTAATAAG GTTTCGAACTCTGAAATAGCAGGAAAAGTATCATGTCGTAACACAAGAGACCGCTGTCCAACAACATCATGTGCTCGACCGAAAATTGAACCAGGTCACTGCTGTGCATCGTGCCCTGATG AGTTCGTATCAGTTCTTATGACTCCTACTCTCTTCAGTTCCCGCCAAAATGGTATCGCTCGCGCACACTTCACTTTGGTGCATAACTCTCTTCACATGTCAATTCTCTATGAAGG GCCAAGGAAGCTACGAGCAGCAGCAGTATTGGACGCAGAAGGTTCGCTGATTGAAGAAATAAACATCCAAAGGAAAGCTATAAATGGAAGCCAG ATTTGCTTGGTATGGAATCAGATGACCCCAAAACAAATCCAGTCCCTTAAACAGGAAAAACTTAGCTTCCTACTAAAGCTAAAACGGAAGAATACAGCTGGTCTCGTGGGAGATATCTCCATGTACAAAGCTTATTCAGAAG AAGCCTACGAGGCACTCTTGCAGTCCGAGGATCAAACATCCGGTGCTTTAGTTTCCTTTAACTTAGCAAGAAATGGAAGGGCGTTGAAGATACAGCTCTTGTATAATGGCTCACACAACGTCG GCGCGGGGACGAAAGTAACGATCCAGTTTATAAGGAATCCTACCAAcaataaggagaaaaaaacaGTGAAAGTTGTCAGCGCAAGTGACGTCAAGAGAGAG AACTCAAATTTTAAGGCATGGTGGTTGAACCCAGCTGAACATTCGCTAAAGTGGATGTCACGTGGTCATCTGAACATCACCGTGATTTTGAACACCGCTGATCAATTAACTCAACTTACGGGGCGCATAAGCATCAAGAGGACTTGCAACT CCATTGTCTCTCAGTTGTCCGGTCGAGACGCACCTAGACCCACAATGACGGGTGCTAGCGGTTATGCCTCATTTGAAATTGATAACAAGGGACAAGTCCATTACCAG ATATTTCTATCGGGTCTTATTAATCCGGTAGAAGAAATTACCCTGCAAGCAACAAGCAATCGACGCAATGTTAAACGAGTGGCAAGATTGCCGCTCACTGTGGATGAGCACGGACGAGCAAAg GTTTCAGGTGTCTGGGAGAGACCATCGTTCCTAGAAACCTGCTGGTTATTCAATGGGAATATGTATCTCAATGTTCGAACCGAATTCAACAGCAATGGGGATATTCATGGTAAACTGAAACAGTTCCCGTACAACGGACATCATTTATCATATCATG ACCCGCCTGTACTTTTATCTGGTAACGAGGTAGTTCCACGGATCCAAACTGGAGCGGCCGGTCAGGCCTGGTTCTTATTGGACAAAAACTGTGCTTTGCATTATCATCTGATGCTTAGCGGTCTTGACCGTGGGCGAAGGAAATTGGTAACCGCAGAACTTCAAGGTTTCGCTGACTTTGGGGAGGTTCCTCAGCCTTACGATGAGCATGTGCACTTACTACGAGAGTTTGACGGGGAAATG CTTTCAGGTATTGCTCGTAATCTCGAACCATATTTCTTACGGAATTTGATCGACGGTTTGGTTTATTTGCAAGTTAGCAGTGAGGAGGTCCCTCAGGGAGAGCTGAGGAGCCAGGTCTTGGTGAACGGCGATGTTTGTAATCGGCGGTTACCGCAGCCACACCATATTGCAGAAGCTGGAACCTGTTATGATGGAAATACGAAACATTACAATGGAACTAGCTGGACATCACCGGATGATAAATGTACATCTTGCCGGTGTCAG GATGAAGAAATCACTTGTTCTGAGATAAAATGTCAGCGATTAAACTGCACTGAAGCGCCAATCGTAGTTCCTCATTTATGCTGCCCAGTTTGTCCAG atTTGGAAAACAATGTTGTTACGTATTACGAAAAGAAGAATCGGCCGGCAATAGATGGCTGCTACGTAAAAAGAGACCGGAAAGTTTACAGATCAGGCGCTGTTTGGCATCCATATGTGCAACCATTTGGTTACATGAGATGTCATGCTTGCACATGCCTG GAAGACACCAAGAACATATCCTGTCGAAAAGTAAAATGTCCAGACCTCAATTGTAGAAATCCCATGAAACTGCGCATGACAGATTGTTGTATGCGATGTCCTG ATAACGAAGACGGCAAATCAGGAAACATTAAAGACAAGAAAAGTAGTAAAAAAG GCTGTTCTTTCAGCGGTAGCAAGTTCAAAGACGGTCAAACATGGCAGCCATATTTTCCGCTATTCGGACTGTCCAGATGCATAACATGTAATTGCAAG GATGGTATAACCAGCTGTAGACGTACGGTATGCCCCAAAGGATATTGTCAGAACTCTATTGACAGCGACATGAAAAGCTGCTGTATTCCTTGTCCGG
- the LOC138051253 gene encoding chordin-like isoform X2, translating to MFCVICTCNKVSNSEIAGKVSCRNTRDRCPTTSCARPKIEPGHCCASCPDEFVSVLMTPTLFSSRQNGIARAHFTLVHNSLHMSILYEGPRKLRAAAVLDAEGSLIEEINIQRKAINGSQICLVWNQMTPKQIQSLKQEKLSFLLKLKRKNTAGLVGDISMYKAYSEEAYEALLQSEDQTSGALVSFNLARNGRALKIQLLYNGSHNVGAGTKVTIQFIRNPTNNKEKKTVKVVSASDVKRENSNFKAWWLNPAEHSLKWMSRGHLNITVILNTADQLTQLTGRISIKRTCNSIVSQLSGRDAPRPTMTGASGYASFEIDNKGQVHYQIFLSGLINPVEEITLQATSNRRNVKRVARLPLTVDEHGRAKVSGVWERPSFLETCWLFNGNMYLNVRTEFNSNGDIHGKLKQFPYNGHHLSYHDPPVLLSGNEVVPRIQTGAAGQAWFLLDKNCALHYHLMLSGLDRGRRKLVTAELQGFADFGEVPQPYDEHVHLLREFDGEMLSGIARNLEPYFLRNLIDGLVYLQVSSEEVPQGELRSQVLVNGDVCNRRLPQPHHIAEAGTCYDGNTKHYNGTSWTSPDDKCTSCRCQDEEITCSEIKCQRLNCTEAPIVVPHLCCPVCPDLENNVVTYYEKKNRPAIDGCYVKRDRKVYRSGAVWHPYVQPFGYMRCHACTCLEDTKNISCRKVKCPDLNCRNPMKLRMTDCCMRCPDNEDGKSGNIKDKKSSKKGCSFSGSKFKDGQTWQPYFPLFGLSRCITCNCKDGITSCRRTVCPKGYCQNSIDSDMKSCCIPCPGS from the exons ATGTTCTGTGTAATCTGTACCTGTAATAAG GTTTCGAACTCTGAAATAGCAGGAAAAGTATCATGTCGTAACACAAGAGACCGCTGTCCAACAACATCATGTGCTCGACCGAAAATTGAACCAGGTCACTGCTGTGCATCGTGCCCTGATG AGTTCGTATCAGTTCTTATGACTCCTACTCTCTTCAGTTCCCGCCAAAATGGTATCGCTCGCGCACACTTCACTTTGGTGCATAACTCTCTTCACATGTCAATTCTCTATGAAGG GCCAAGGAAGCTACGAGCAGCAGCAGTATTGGACGCAGAAGGTTCGCTGATTGAAGAAATAAACATCCAAAGGAAAGCTATAAATGGAAGCCAG ATTTGCTTGGTATGGAATCAGATGACCCCAAAACAAATCCAGTCCCTTAAACAGGAAAAACTTAGCTTCCTACTAAAGCTAAAACGGAAGAATACAGCTGGTCTCGTGGGAGATATCTCCATGTACAAAGCTTATTCAGAAG AAGCCTACGAGGCACTCTTGCAGTCCGAGGATCAAACATCCGGTGCTTTAGTTTCCTTTAACTTAGCAAGAAATGGAAGGGCGTTGAAGATACAGCTCTTGTATAATGGCTCACACAACGTCG GCGCGGGGACGAAAGTAACGATCCAGTTTATAAGGAATCCTACCAAcaataaggagaaaaaaacaGTGAAAGTTGTCAGCGCAAGTGACGTCAAGAGAGAG AACTCAAATTTTAAGGCATGGTGGTTGAACCCAGCTGAACATTCGCTAAAGTGGATGTCACGTGGTCATCTGAACATCACCGTGATTTTGAACACCGCTGATCAATTAACTCAACTTACGGGGCGCATAAGCATCAAGAGGACTTGCAACT CCATTGTCTCTCAGTTGTCCGGTCGAGACGCACCTAGACCCACAATGACGGGTGCTAGCGGTTATGCCTCATTTGAAATTGATAACAAGGGACAAGTCCATTACCAG ATATTTCTATCGGGTCTTATTAATCCGGTAGAAGAAATTACCCTGCAAGCAACAAGCAATCGACGCAATGTTAAACGAGTGGCAAGATTGCCGCTCACTGTGGATGAGCACGGACGAGCAAAg GTTTCAGGTGTCTGGGAGAGACCATCGTTCCTAGAAACCTGCTGGTTATTCAATGGGAATATGTATCTCAATGTTCGAACCGAATTCAACAGCAATGGGGATATTCATGGTAAACTGAAACAGTTCCCGTACAACGGACATCATTTATCATATCATG ACCCGCCTGTACTTTTATCTGGTAACGAGGTAGTTCCACGGATCCAAACTGGAGCGGCCGGTCAGGCCTGGTTCTTATTGGACAAAAACTGTGCTTTGCATTATCATCTGATGCTTAGCGGTCTTGACCGTGGGCGAAGGAAATTGGTAACCGCAGAACTTCAAGGTTTCGCTGACTTTGGGGAGGTTCCTCAGCCTTACGATGAGCATGTGCACTTACTACGAGAGTTTGACGGGGAAATG CTTTCAGGTATTGCTCGTAATCTCGAACCATATTTCTTACGGAATTTGATCGACGGTTTGGTTTATTTGCAAGTTAGCAGTGAGGAGGTCCCTCAGGGAGAGCTGAGGAGCCAGGTCTTGGTGAACGGCGATGTTTGTAATCGGCGGTTACCGCAGCCACACCATATTGCAGAAGCTGGAACCTGTTATGATGGAAATACGAAACATTACAATGGAACTAGCTGGACATCACCGGATGATAAATGTACATCTTGCCGGTGTCAG GATGAAGAAATCACTTGTTCTGAGATAAAATGTCAGCGATTAAACTGCACTGAAGCGCCAATCGTAGTTCCTCATTTATGCTGCCCAGTTTGTCCAG atTTGGAAAACAATGTTGTTACGTATTACGAAAAGAAGAATCGGCCGGCAATAGATGGCTGCTACGTAAAAAGAGACCGGAAAGTTTACAGATCAGGCGCTGTTTGGCATCCATATGTGCAACCATTTGGTTACATGAGATGTCATGCTTGCACATGCCTG GAAGACACCAAGAACATATCCTGTCGAAAAGTAAAATGTCCAGACCTCAATTGTAGAAATCCCATGAAACTGCGCATGACAGATTGTTGTATGCGATGTCCTG ATAACGAAGACGGCAAATCAGGAAACATTAAAGACAAGAAAAGTAGTAAAAAAG GCTGTTCTTTCAGCGGTAGCAAGTTCAAAGACGGTCAAACATGGCAGCCATATTTTCCGCTATTCGGACTGTCCAGATGCATAACATGTAATTGCAAG GATGGTATAACCAGCTGTAGACGTACGGTATGCCCCAAAGGATATTGTCAGAACTCTATTGACAGCGACATGAAAAGCTGCTGTATTCCTTGTCCGG